The following nucleotide sequence is from Nycticebus coucang isolate mNycCou1 chromosome 8, mNycCou1.pri, whole genome shotgun sequence.
CAGAGCCTTGTGCCTTCCTATCTGCCCCCACTCACCTGTTGTACCTCTAGCACCACTACCCGTTCCTTAGCCAGCTCTGGAGATAGCAGCTCAAAGCAGAGGAGCATGTCTGATGGGGACACAGTGTCCAGAGAGTGGGAGGGCAGGAACACACGATGGAAGCGATTCTTAATTACCTGGGGACCAAGAACACACAGATTTCACATAAGGGATCCTTAGTCCTGCCTCAGAGTATAAGGAGAAGGCCTGGCGTCTATGTGAACTAAGGTGGGCCATAAGTGGGACAATATCTCCACTTGCACCGGTCTTAGTGCCCAATGCCATAAGAAGCCTGATGCATCAAAAATCTTGAAAGACCAGGCTGGGGCAGGCATCAACCATACTGGCTCTCCACACCAAGGGCCTCTATCCTGCTATAACTAGTGGGGTGCTCCTAATACTGCAACATATTACCATGGATGGTCCATATTAGAGAATCATCCTCCTTACTCTTAGGCCCTAAGAAAAACAGCACTGTTAAGCTAAAGGGTAGAAACCTTTGAGAAGGGCAGCACACAGATCTGGGATAAAAGGACAGCAGCAGGATGGAGAACCATATTAAATGGAGAGACAGTCTTGCAGCTCAGGTTCCTTGTCTAAGGAGAGAGAAGCTGTTGGGGTCCACCATCAATCAAAAAGGGAAATAAACCCTAATAAAGGCTTTAACTAAACAGTGCTATATAGCCCAAACGCCTGGTTTCAACTATGCCTCAAATAAGAGCATACCACCTATTTTTGTGCAGTgatgtgcacatatgtgtgtatgtatacagaTGCCAACTGACTATACAAGTGTCTAAGCTATGAGTACACACATGTCCACATACATAAAAGCCAAAGGAACACAGATATACCTCAGCCAGGCGTAGGTTCTCAGGCTTCACATGGACACTCTGAGAAAGGGAGTCCAATACTTCACTTGCACTGGAGTTTTCCTTGCTAACACTCACCAGGAACTATGGCAAAAACGGCAGAATCAGTGGGGGAAGAGGACCAGGTACTCTGGGATAGCCAAGAGAGGTAGGGGCTTACTGCTCACCTTGATGGGCTTGCTGTGCGGCTCTCGGGCAAAATAAAAGACAGGAAGAACCTTTTGCTTTTGTGGCAAGGGCACCGGCAGATAAAGAAATGGGTCAAAAGTGATGGAGACCTGTGGATGCATAGGTGGACAGGATGCTTATGCCCAAAGAGCTCATGTAACGCATTCTAACCACGTTCAGGCCCCTCACAGCCATCCAGCAAACTCTCAGACTTGAGAACAGGAGGGCCCACAGAAAAAGAACAAGCCCTCTTTCTTAGCACAAGGAGATCTGCTCAGCTTAGCTTCTTTACCAATTTGTTCCTCACTTGTACCCTATATACATTTCCAATTTATAACCATGTCACTCACACCTTACCTCACCACATCTTTGAACCCAAACATCATTTTTACCTGAGTCAAGAACCCTACCCTTACTAAGATCTACCTGCCAGCTTCCTTGCACAAACCTTGCCCTGCAGCACCTAAAGATGCACATGCCTCTGAACCTAATCTGATTAGACTAGTTGAACTAAACTAGGGAACCCATCACACCTTAGCACACACGGGGCACACCAGCTTCGACTTGTACTGGCCCTGAAATAGGTCCACGATGAAAGAGTCATTCCTCATCTTGTGCCGTTGCCATGCTTCTTCAGCCACCACCTGAGAGGCAGAACAGTGAGAACTAAGAAGAGCTGGGGACTAAGATACACATGAAACATGCCCACTCACTACCTGCAACTCTGACCTCATCAGGTCGCCCATCTGAATCCACAGTCTCTGTGTAGGGCTTGTTCTGAATACGATTCAAGTCCTCATGCAGCCCATCCAGCAGGAAAGCCATGAATTCCTGGGCATCATGCTGTGCGTAGCCTGTGAACTGGCTGGCCTTGCTCGCCACAATGGCCTGGATGCAGGAGCCAAAGTGTGAGCATAAAGTCCTAGCACCCAATGCACACCCAGCTGGCTGGCCCTCCCACCCTCTCCAGCCAAGGGTGGTAGTGGTCACAGATTACCTTCAACTTGGAAGGCTGGAAGGCATGGTGGGTGCCCTTCCATAGCGCCCGAAGTAGCACAGCAAAGCCAATGGCCAGACGCCCACCAGTCCCTAGTGGGTTGTTGTAGTTGATCTCAGCCTCAAAAGAACGATCTAAGAAAAGCAGCCAATCAGATGTATGAGGGAGGAGAAAACCACCCCCCTGCCCATACCCCAGGCGCCAGGCCCTGTTCTCACCATGGAAGAAGTCCCGGAGTTCCCGAGTATTGGACAGAGACTGAATGACGCTGTTCATGAAGCAGGTGTTGCCTAAATTGACAAGGCCAGTGAAGCCTGGCAGACAcaccttcttctcttcttcctcctcttcctctacaCTGTCTCCACTCACTGGGCTATGGGGCATGGGTGGCACCATACATGTGGGCTTGGGCTGTGGGAGCAAAGGGGGTATGAGAAAATAGCCTTGAGACTCTTTAGTCTTCATTCTTGGCCCTTCCCATCACAAAATTCTCACCGAAGCCAGGTGTGGCTCTGGCTTTGGAGCTACATGCTCCATAGGGGTGCGAGCTGCCACACTGTCTAGCCCAGTGTCTTCAGATCGAGCCTTTGACTTGTCCTTCTCCACAGCCCGGGCTTCCTCCTGGCCTGTCATTGGGTGGGGAGCACCTCCTGGTGGGGCTGGATCCAGAGGGGTTGGACCTGTCGGCACGGCAACCTTTGCACCACCCACTGCACCTTAAAAAGGGGGAATGAGAGGGCTGGTGGTTAGCAGCATGTGGCAGAGGAGAGGGTCCTGGTCACGTACAGCTGGGGAATGAAGGGAGCTGGTGTGCAGACCTCGTGCAGCTGGAGCCTCCAGGCCCCCCCAGCGCTGACTCTGCCGCTTACGGAGGCAGATGTCGATGCGAGAGGCCGTGAAACAGAAGGTGCACTGCTCTGGCTCAATCAGGTTCCTATGGGAAAAAGCTGAAGTCAGTGATTCAGGTGCAATGGACATAAGGCTAGATGGGCCAGGGAGATGGAGCCCAGGGTGGGACAGGCACAGTGGTGGGGCTGGGCACCACCCACCTGAGCTTCACCTGCCAACGGAAGATGGTGTGGGGCCCACAGCCTGGGTGCAGCCTCAGGAAGTTCCCATCCCTGCAGAGGCAGAATAGGAAAAAGGATGAGAGAAAGAATATGAGACATACTGTCCCACCCAAAACACACTGTCTGCCTCATCACATCTGCTCACTCACTCACCTAGTCTGGAAGATGAGCGTGAAGTCCTGCTCACGGAAAAGTACTCGAGAAGTGTCCCTGCGGATCTCCTTCACATACACGTGTACCACCACCGAGTCTGGCCCCTTCTCATATGAGTCATTCTTGACAAATGCCAGGTTCACCATAGACTCGGGCTCTATGTCAAGACCATGGCTCGGTATGACCCAGGACAGGGTCTAGCCTGTAGCTATTCTACTCCCTACTCACCCACCAAACTTGGAACTCAATCTAGGGGTCTACCTGCCCATCCCCAGCCCCACTTTTACCATCCACCAGGGTCACAGCATCTGCTGCCACTGCCATCTCTTCCTTGCCACAGTCTTCTTTCCCAGGGTCTCTGCTCCGGGCCGCGATTGGAGAGACTGGGTCATTCCTGGGGCACACTGCCTTCTCTCCTGCCAAAAGGGCTAAGTTCTCCTCTGAGCCCAAGAGACAGGTTTGGGCGTTCAATGGTGGTACACGAAGCTGTTCTTCAACCTCAACCTATTCATGGCAAGATTGTCGGCAAGATCAACCCCAGGTATGGCAGGTGGCCCCCACTCTAGTCCACACCCTTTCCACTCATCTCCTATCACAAAACAGGCATCCAGCTCTCACCTGGGTAGCCGGGTCATCGAGGAAGGGTGGAGCATCACCCCGGGGTCCAGGGCCATCCCTGGATCCTTCCCCCTCTGGCCCTCTGCGAAGATGCACAGCCCTCTTGGCACTGGGCCCTGCCTGGGCCCCGGGGCCAGCCCCCGAGCCTACCTCGCCACGGCCCTGGGCCCGCTTCTGGTTTCGGGTCTCTTGCTTAGGCCGGCGGGTCTCAGGGCCTGGCTCCAGGGCAATGTGAGACAGCTCCTGCCCATTCTCCTCGCAGCGCAGTCCTGGCACCAGCTCATGGGTCCCTAGAGGTTTCTTCTGTCAAAGATATAGCAGTCAGACCCTGTTGACCACACTGGGTATCCCCACCCTATCCTACACTGGAACTCACCAGGAGAGAGGGCCACGTGAGCAGAGGCACCTTCTTGGGCAGTACCAGCTGCAGGAGGCCACCCTTGCGGGCCTGAACTTTGGTGCAAGAACTTTCTATCTCAGCATAGAAGACACCACCCCATTGCTGACCACCTACAGACGGAGTGGGGTCTGTGAGATGGGATGGGAGATATCAGAGGATTCAATATACTACTGCAGGCAGGGTAGGTGGACACACCTGGAAGCCGCACCACACAGTCTGTGTCTGTGAAAGCAGCATCCACCTCTTCCAGCCGCAGAGGACCTGCTCCCACACGAAGCTTAACAATTACCTCATCTGCACTCTGCCTCCAATCAAGCAACAACTCTGTAGGGGAAGTGGCAAAGAGATCACAAGCTCCTGATGGGGATAAGCAGGAAATAGAGACCCAGCCCTAATGAAAATGCTCCAGAACCCTTGCCTCCACTAGCAACTGGAAATGAAAGGCCCATTCATTACTCACCCTCTTTGTTCTGCTCCTCTTGAGGAGTAGACACTGATCCTGATGATAAAGGAGAAAACAAGGAGACAACAATGGGAGACAACATCCAGGATCCCATCACCCCAATGACCATCTTCTGGATCTCAGTCAAGTACCCAGACTTCAAAGCTGAGGCTCTACCTAACCTGTAATGGgtctttctctccacatcagaCCAGACAGAGGGAATAGCAAAAAAAGTCATCTCTCAACCTCCAGTCTGTATACCTaaagagaggggaagaagagaaggcCACAAGCACTCTAGAAAATCACTCCCACCTTTCCTAGGATCTCCATCCTTGCTCTCCTGGTTTGCTCGATCCTTCTGCTTCTTTTTACAAGTACCCTCCTCCAGTCCTGGGGGCCCTCTCCTTTGGCCTGTGGCACTGGCCCCACCAGACATCTTGAGCCGCTTGGTTGACAGCCAGAGTGCCCCGGGGTCGGCAACTGCGTCTGGGTCAGGGCTGCGGCGCTTTCTTCCTGGCCCAGCTATCTTGGCAACTCTTTGTGGCCAAATTCTCAGCAAGGAACTGACAGCCTAACAAAAAGAAACCAATGATCACTGCCAAGGCCCAACAACTTATTGCTTGACTATAGCCAGGGTTTGGGAACGGAAGACACTCCTAATACTACCACCTGAAGTAGCCCTGGACACTCTAAGATTATTCTGAAGAGGGAATAAATAACATAAGTAGCAGCAACCACTTCTGGCCAAATCTAGATATCCACCATAAGACAGCCACAAAGCTAGAAACCTCACTAAGGAGGCATCAGGTCAAGGCAGTCATGGCCTGGGCCCAGGCTCCTCCACTAATCTGGAGAGAAGCCATGgcttcagaccacaaggctacaCTCTGAGCAGGGCGCTCACTTTTCCTTCACTCTCACTGGCTGCTTAGTCACCACTGGAGAAGTAGGAGGTGGTGAAGGCCAGCAGGAAAGGAGACAAACCAAGAAGCAGCAGGAGGTCCAGGCTCTGTGGGGAAAACAAGCCCAGCCCAGGTATTGCCATTGCCCTGGGGCAAAAGCACCCCACCTGTCTCCTGCCAGTTCCTACCCTCCTCATAATCCTGCTCCTGTGCACTTATTGGTCTTTCTTCATAACAAGAGAGATACCTCTCCCCAGCTGCTGTCCCAAGCACAGGAGGACTGAAAAGGGTATCTAGATGTCACACTACCTCTTCAGCAGCAACCTTGCTCCAGTACCAGGGCAAGATGGGCATCCAGTTTGAGACTGGAATAGACATCACAAACTTCCTTCTCAGGGCCCTTCAGTCCATAGCTCTAAGCCACAGGGACTTGCTACCCAGTTTTCCACAGACCCTCTAGTAGATTCTGAACTATTTCTCCATCCAAAGTGAAACTCTTAAAACCAAATACTGAGATGAGGATGGCGACGAACCACACATCTGGGACCCCTAACAGCCTCAAGTCCATCCAAAGCCAGTAGCAGTAGAGTGACTGGTCTGTTTCgctgcgtgtgtgtatgtgtgtgtgccgaGGGGCTAGGATACCCTTTTGCGGGTCAGATGAGATACTGGTGGGCTGGATCTTTAATGGTGGCAGATCTAGAGCTGAAGGGCAGACAACTGCCGCCGCTGCCTCCTCCTCACACCCAAGCCCTAGCTGAAGGTCGCATCCGTCCCAAAGCTCTGGGACGTCAAGGCAGGAAACGGGCTGTTTGGGCACCTGAGCCGGCCTGCAACGACTGCGCGGGGTTACTGACCATAGACCAGTACCCTGGCCGAGCTGCTACCCAGCTCCGGTCTCCGAACCCTGGGCCCgccaccacctcctccaggaagccgcCAGTCCTCTCTGAGGCAGGAAGCCAGCCACAGGCAACGCGTAACGGTCCCGCCGGCATTCGGTGTGCCTAGCACGCCACAAAACTCGAGGGGTCGGGGCTGCACGGCCCATGACCTTGAACAGACCTCCTATGGCCCGCGTCGCGGCCTCCCCGCTCTGGCCAAACCGGTGAGTTGCGGCCCGCCCCACTCACCGAGCGAGCCACCGCCGCCAGCCCTCTTCGGGCCCTGGCAACCCGCTTTCGGTTCCGGTTCCGGCGTCAGGTCGGTTCCGGTTCCGGCGCGCCCGTCCCCCGTCCCGGCGGAGCCGCCACCGCCTTAGCCCCTTGTTTTGTTTCGACGTCTAGCTAGGCCTGCGAGAGGCGGAGCGCAGAGTTGGTGACGCATTTCCGGCAGAAGCGAGCTCTCAGCTCCTGGCAGCTCCGGGGCGTGCCTGAGCGAAGTGAGGCGGGGCTCCAGTGCCTAGCCTGGGCCCTACTGTTGGTAGCGTGGGTGTTCTAGACGCTCGGCCCGCCCCAAATCAGAAACCAGACAACACAGTTGGGATTCACACTGGTTTATTTGGGGCCCTGCCAGGTCAAGAGCTCTTTAATGCATAGCAGACACGTGTGGGGCGGGGCTAGAGACAGCGATAGGCGTTGAGCAGGGGTCACTGGCAGGTGTTATAGATCTGGACTTGCAGATTGATGGCTTGAAGCACGCTGCGCATCCTGGCCTCCAGCCTGTCCAGCTGAGCTGCTTTGCCCTCCAGTGCCCGCTCATTCTCTTCATACGTGCCCTCCAGTTCTAGGAGGTGCATTTCTCAGCTTAGGGGTCCTACTCCCACAGTCCCAAGTGTCTGGTACCCACCTGCCCCATTCCTCACCCTTTAGCCGCTGCAGCTTGTCTTGAGCTGCCTTTAACAGGTCCCGAGCCTCATCCCGTAGTTGCTCTGCCCTTGCCTGTGCAGCCAGCACACCCTGGGCCTTGCGCTCAGCTAGGGCTCTCACTGTCTGGTACTGGTCGCCCAGTGGGCCCTGCAGCAGCTGCAGATGTAGAGGGCAGAGTCAGCAAGGTATCCCAGTGAAGGCCCAGCCTCCAGCACTACGTCCTCCAGCAGTCTCTGCCTGAACTCACCTGCTCAGCCTCCCGGGCACGACCGTGGGCACTGCCTGCTGTTTCTTCAGCTGTAGAGGCTGCCAGGCTATTTCCTGCTCGTTTCAGTTTAAGAGCCTCCAGGAGAGCATCTAATTGCTGAGCCCGCTCACCTGCAGAACTCAGTGCTTGCTCTGCACCTGCCATCCTCTCCTGTACCTACCATGAGTAGGCCAGAGGTTACACAGATCTATGATGCATGCCCATAACCTTCCCCATTGATGTCCTAGCTAGGGAGACCACACCTGGTGCAGGGTCTCCTCTGTGTCCTGTGtgtcagccactgcaccctggATGGCACCGTGGGCAGCACCttgtgcccactgggcctcctcCAATGCTGCCTGTACTgtctctgctttctgtttctcacCCTCAGCACGGTTCCTGGGAAAAATGGTGAATCAGGACCTGCAGGTGTCACGACCAAATGTTAGGGCTAGGGGCTAGGGATGGGATGTCAGACCGTGCCCACTGTGCATCCTGCAGTAGCTGCTCAGCCCGACGCACATCTCCCACAGTACGTGCCAGGATGGTATCCACATCTGCCAAGCTCCGGACTCGCTCTGCAATCGCACCTGCCAGTTGCTGGATCTGCTCAGGCGAGGCTGGGATGGAGAGCTCTAGCACCCGGGTGGCCACCATCTCAATACTATCAGGTTCAGCCCCCTCCTCTATGGGGACACAGGCAAGGGCTTAAGAACACAGATTACCTAGCATAGGCATGGGTATGGACTTAGGCTATTGATTCAGGATCCGTACATGGGGATTGAGGTTTGCTAATAGGCATAATGATGTAACAACAGGAACAAGGACTATATAAGTAGCTTAGACACAAGGACACAGACCTGGGGACCACATGTAAGCAAGGACTCAGGGGCCAGACATTGGGATCATAAACACAAGTCCGATGCAGGCCCTAAGGCTCAAATATGAACCTAGAGAGATATAGACATGGGGGAAACAACCACATGGCCTGGTTACATGGGAGGCTCACGATTGAGGAAGTCCTTCACACTCCGGATAAGTTCTCGAAGTTCCTGGTTGGTCTGTTCCACCTGTCCCCTGGAAGCATTAGCCTTGTCCAGGGCCACCTGAGCCCTCTTCTGCGCCTCGCCTGCCTGCCGACGAGTCTCAGCCACTTGGCTGAGGATGCCACCACCTTCTGCCAGTGCCTGCTGCAGCTCTGCCTGTGTGTGCCGTGCTCGGCCCAGGGCTAGGTCTGCTGTGGCTGCTGCACCATTGCAGCTGAGGCCCCCACAGCGGGGCTTCCCATCCTCATCTCGGCAGCCAGCACCCCCACAAGGGCTCGTAGCACAAGGTGCATCCCCTGGGGCCCCACATACCTGCACAGAACAAGTCAGGGCTCATAAGAGGAACATCCACACCCGCCTGTCCCTCCCCACACTTGCACCTTACCAGTTCATTTATGCCTTTCAGGCtcagggtgagggtgagggcagAGAGCTCGCCCAGTGCCCGCTGGTTGGCCATGTGTTTTCTGTTGAAGTTCTCCCTCTGGACATCCATCAGCACCTCTGTCTGATGCCGGATACTGGCAGAATTGCTCACAGGGCTAGGCACTGCTAGGGCTGAGGTGTTGGCATGATGTTCCGCCTCTGCAGACTGGCTATGAGCATGGCAGATGCTGTCATAGGCACCTAAGTAAGGCAAAAACAGGCAGTTAGCTGAAGATTGACCCTGGTCCACTTGTTCAGTTGGCCAACAACTCACCCAAGAAGTTTGAATGCTTAAGCAGGTCAAGATGCTGGTCAAGCTGCCGCAGCGTAAGATTAAGTGCAAGCCCATCTCGTTCCAGACCACTTAGTGCATGGTTGGCATTGAAGTTCTCATCCTGCACATCTGTGAGCTGTGCCTCGAGCTGAGTCAGGTACTCAGTTGCCTCCCCAATTTCATGCCTGCACAGGTGGGGGACAGGAGTGTTTAGTGAGGCTTCAGCCCTGATCCACTAGGACTTTGCCCAATCCCACCATATGTTCTCAGGCCCATCCGCACCGCAGCTCCTCTGTGGCCTCCACAAGTTGTGCAGTGGAGGTAGCTGAGGCGTTGCGGGCACCCACAATGCCCTGGACTGTGCCCAGTTTCTCCTGCATGTTCCAGAAGCTGCTCTCAAAGGCACCCAGCACACCAGTCTGCTGCAGCTCTTGCACCTGCTTCTCCAGGCGCCGTGTACGGATAGCCAAGTCCTGTACCACGCGGTCCCAATCCCCAAAGCACGCATGGCAGGAATGACAGGCAGGAAAGACTCCTGAGAAGCCACGGGCACATTGGTCACAACGCACACCAGACACACCTGGGCGGCAGCTACAGTGACCCGTGGAGCGGTGACACTGAGGTGTGTCTATTCCATGAGGGTCACAGTCACAGACTATAGGAAAGGACAGACCATGGAGTTAGGACTCCCATGGGACATCCTGGGAAGTCTTCCATCCACCCTGGGACCCCCTGACCCCCTCACCACGACACTGCAAACCAGGGTCTCCCCAGTGGAGTTCTTGACACTCAGCACAGGTCCGCCCACCAAAGCCAGCACGGCAGTGACATTGCCCTGTGAACTAGGGGAGGAACAGGGCATGAGTTAGAGCCTCTACCAGAGGCTAAGCCCTTAAGACAAAGCAGACAGTTAGCTCTATCTACCCATGGATCAGCAGTAGGGTCCCATACCTCATTGCAAGTAGGGCCTCTAGCCCGGCTCGGGTGGCAGGCACAAGGCTGGCAACCATGGCCACTGGTAAGGTTCCAGAAGTTGGGGGCACAGTGGTCACAACTAGAGCCCTGGACGTTGGGAAGGCATGGGCACTGCCCACTGCTTGGGTCACAATGGCACCAATCAGCAGATGGGCACTGTTGGGGATTTGTGCCAAGCAGGTTGCAGGTACAGCCTGTGTCAGCCAAGATGAGCACAGTAGTCAAGGAGAGCCCAAGCAGCAgggccccacccccagccatCCATTTGCATACTCACGgtgacagctctgatgggcaGCCTGCCCATGGAAGCCAGGCTTGCAGTGGGCACAGTGTGGCCCCTCAGTGTGGTATAAACAGCGCAGGCATTGCCCCGTGTGAGGATCACAAGCATCAGGGTCCATGGGGTCAATGTTTCCACTGCACTCACATGGTTGGCACTGGCCACCTGGCCTTGATGGCTGTCCAAAGTGCCCAGGGGCACAAGCTTCACATCGAAGCCCTGCCCACAGTCAAGGGGAAGCCATGAGTGCTTGCCCTAGCCACCTCACCCTGGTCCCATGCCTGCCTCCATCC
It contains:
- the USP19 gene encoding ubiquitin carboxyl-terminal hydrolase 19 isoform X5; its protein translation is MSIPVSNWMPILPWYWSKVAAEEAVSSLLRIWPQRVAKIAGPGRKRRSPDPDAVADPGALWLSTKRLKMSGGASATGQRRGPPGLEEGTCKKKQKDRANQESKDGDPRKGSVSTPQEEQNKEELLLDWRQSADEVIVKLRVGAGPLRLEEVDAAFTDTDCVVRLPGGQQWGGVFYAEIESSCTKVQARKGGLLQLVLPKKVPLLTWPSLLKKPLGTHELVPGLRCEENGQELSHIALEPGPETRRPKQETRNQKRAQGRGEVGSGAGPGAQAGPSAKRAVHLRRGPEGEGSRDGPGPRGDAPPFLDDPATQVEVEEQLRVPPLNAQTCLLGSEENLALLAGEKAVCPRNDPVSPIAARSRDPGKEDCGKEEMAVAADAVTLVDEPESMVNLAFVKNDSYEKGPDSVVVHVYVKEIRRDTSRVLFREQDFTLIFQTRDGNFLRLHPGCGPHTIFRWQVKLRNLIEPEQCTFCFTASRIDICLRKRQSQRWGGLEAPAARGAVGGAKVAVPTGPTPLDPAPPGGAPHPMTGQEEARAVEKDKSKARSEDTGLDSVAARTPMEHVAPKPEPHLASPKPTCMVPPMPHSPVSGDSVEEEEEEEKKVCLPGFTGLVNLGNTCFMNSVIQSLSNTRELRDFFHDRSFEAEINYNNPLGTGGRLAIGFAVLLRALWKGTHHAFQPSKLKAIVASKASQFTGYAQHDAQEFMAFLLDGLHEDLNRIQNKPYTETVDSDGRPDEVVAEEAWQRHKMRNDSFIVDLFQGQYKSKLVCPVCAKVSITFDPFLYLPVPLPQKQKVLPVFYFAREPHSKPIKFLVSVSKENSSASEVLDSLSQSVHVKPENLRLAEVIKNRFHRVFLPSHSLDTVSPSDMLLCFELLSPELAKERVVVLEVQQRPQVPSIPISKCAACQRKQQSEDEKLKRCTRCYRVGYCNQLCQKTHWPDHKGLCRPENIGYPFLVSVPASRLTYARLAQLLEGYARYSVSVFQPPFQPGRIALESQGPGCTTLLSTNSLEAGDSERDSLQLPELQLVTPVAEGDTGIPRAWAASDRGPGPSTSGISSEMLTSVPIEVGSLAACERVSRPEAAVPGYQHPSEAMNAHTPQFFIYKIDASNREQRLEDKGETPLELGDDCSLALVWRNNERLPEFVLVASKELECAEDPGSAGEAARAGHFTLDQCLNLFTRPEVLAPEEAWYCPQCKQHREASKQLLLWRLPNVLIVQLKRFSFRSFIWRDKINDLVEFPVRNLDLSKFCIGQKEELPSYDLYAVINHYGGMIGGHYTACARLPNDRSSQRSDVGWRLFDDSTVTTVDESQVVTRYAYVLFYRRRNSPVERIPRAGHSEHHPDLSPAAEVAVSQGLGPGQAPEVAPTRTAPERFAPPVDRPAPTYSNMEEVD
- the USP19 gene encoding ubiquitin carboxyl-terminal hydrolase 19 isoform X9, with protein sequence MSGGASATGQRRGPPGLEEGTCKKKQKDRANQESKDGDPRKGSVSTPQEEQNKEELLLDWRQSADEVIVKLRVGAGPLRLEEVDAAFTDTDCVVRLPGGQQWGGVFYAEIESSCTKVQARKGGLLQLVLPKKVPLLTWPSLLKKPLGTHELVPGLRCEENGQELSHIALEPGPETRRPKQETRNQKRAQGRGEVGSGAGPGAQAGPSAKRAVHLRRGPEGEGSRDGPGPRGDAPPFLDDPATQVEVEEQLRVPPLNAQTCLLGSEENLALLAGEKAVCPRNDPVSPIAARSRDPGKEDCGKEEMAVAADAVTLVDEPESMVNLAFVKNDSYEKGPDSVVVHVYVKEIRRDTSRVLFREQDFTLIFQTRDGNFLRLHPGCGPHTIFRWQVKLRNLIEPEQCTFCFTASRIDICLRKRQSQRWGGLEAPAARGAVGGAKVAVPTGPTPLDPAPPGGAPHPMTGQEEARAVEKDKSKARSEDTGLDSVAARTPMEHVAPKPEPHLASPKPTCMVPPMPHSPVSGDSVEEEEEEEKKVCLPGFTGLVNLGNTCFMNSVIQSLSNTRELRDFFHDRSFEAEINYNNPLGTGGRLAIGFAVLLRALWKGTHHAFQPSKLKAIVASKASQFTGYAQHDAQEFMAFLLDGLHEDLNRIQNKPYTETVDSDGRPDEVVAEEAWQRHKMRNDSFIVDLFQGQYKSKLVCPVCAKVSITFDPFLYLPVPLPQKQKVLPVFYFAREPHSKPIKFLVSVSKENSSASEVLDSLSQSVHVKPENLRLAEVIKNRFHRVFLPSHSLDTVSPSDMLLCFELLSPELAKERVVVLEVQQRPQVPSIPISKCAACQRKQQSEDEKLKRCTRCYRVGYCNQLCQKTHWPDHKGLCRPENIGYPFLVSVPASRLTYARLAQLLEGYARYSVSVFQPPFQPGRIALESQGPGCTTLLSTNSLEAGDSERDSLQLPELQLVTPVAEGDTGIPRAWAASDRGPGPSTSGISSEMLTSVPIEVGSLAACERVSRPEAAVPGYQHPSEAMNAHTPQFFIYKIDASNREQRLEDKGETPLELGDDCSLALVWRNNERLPEFVLVASKELECAEDPGSAGEAARAGHFTLDQCLNLFTRPEVLAPEEAWYCPQCKQHREASKQLLLWRLPNVLIVQLKRFSFRSFIWRDKINDLVEFPVRNLDLSKFCIGQKEELPSYDLYAVINHYGGMIGGHYTACARLPNDRSSQRSDVGWRLFDDSTVTTVDESQVVTRYAYVLFYRRRNSPVERIPRAGHSEHHPDLSPAAEVAVSQASRIWQELEAEEELVPEGPEPLGPWGPQDWVGPPPRGPTTPDEGCLRYFVLGTVAALVALVLNVFYPLVSQSHWR
- the USP19 gene encoding ubiquitin carboxyl-terminal hydrolase 19 isoform X1, yielding MSIPVSNWMPILPWYWSKVAAEEAVSSLLRIWPQRVAKIAGPGRKRRSPDPDAVADPGALWLSTKRLKMSGGASATGQRRGPPGLEEGTCKKKQKDRANQESKDGDPRKGSVSTPQEEQNKEELLLDWRQSADEVIVKLRVGAGPLRLEEVDAAFTDTDCVVRLPGGQQWGGVFYAEIESSCTKVQARKGGLLQLVLPKKVPLLTWPSLLKKPLGTHELVPGLRCEENGQELSHIALEPGPETRRPKQETRNQKRAQGRGEVGSGAGPGAQAGPSAKRAVHLRRGPEGEGSRDGPGPRGDAPPFLDDPATQVEVEEQLRVPPLNAQTCLLGSEENLALLAGEKAVCPRNDPVSPIAARSRDPGKEDCGKEEMAVAADAVTLVDEPESMVNLAFVKNDSYEKGPDSVVVHVYVKEIRRDTSRVLFREQDFTLIFQTRDGNFLRLHPGCGPHTIFRWQVKLRNLIEPEQCTFCFTASRIDICLRKRQSQRWGGLEAPAARGAVGGAKVAVPTGPTPLDPAPPGGAPHPMTGQEEARAVEKDKSKARSEDTGLDSVAARTPMEHVAPKPEPHLASPKPTCMVPPMPHSPVSGDSVEEEEEEEKKVCLPGFTGLVNLGNTCFMNSVIQSLSNTRELRDFFHDRSFEAEINYNNPLGTGGRLAIGFAVLLRALWKGTHHAFQPSKLKAIVASKASQFTGYAQHDAQEFMAFLLDGLHEDLNRIQNKPYTETVDSDGRPDEVVAEEAWQRHKMRNDSFIVDLFQGQYKSKLVCPVCAKVSITFDPFLYLPVPLPQKQKVLPVFYFAREPHSKPIKFLVSVSKENSSASEVLDSLSQSVHVKPENLRLAEVIKNRFHRVFLPSHSLDTVSPSDMLLCFELLSPELAKERVVVLEVQQRPQVPSIPISKCAACQRKQQSEDEKLKRCTRCYRVGYCNQLCQKTHWPDHKGLCRPENIGYPFLVSVPASRLTYARLAQLLEGYARYSVSVFQPPFQPGRIALESQGPGCTTLLSTNSLEAGDSERDSLQLPELQLVTPVAEGDTGIPRAWAASDRGPGPSTSGISSEMLTSVPIEVGSLAACERVSRPEAAVPGYQHPSEAMNAHTPQFFIYKIDASNREQRLEDKGETPLELGDDCSLALVWRNNERLPEFVLVASKELECAEDPGSAGEAARAGHFTLDQCLNLFTRPEVLAPEEAWYCPQCKQHREASKQLLLWRLPNVLIVQLKRFSFRSFIWRDKINDLVEFPVRNLDLSKFCIGQKEELPSYDLYAVINHYGGMIGGHYTACARLPNDRSSQRSDVGWRLFDDSTVTTVDESQVVTRYAYVLFYRRRNSPVERIPRAGHSEHHPDLSPAAEVAVSQASRIWQELEAEEELVPEGPEPLGPWGPQDWVGPPPRGPTTPDEGCLRYFVLGTVAALVALVLNVFYPLVSQSHWR